cagtgttttgtttgtcaggGACACAGCTTACCTATACTGACCTTAGTTAGGGAAGCAAACCAAAGTCTATATAGACAGGATCTCCGTGAGGTGTTAGGTTTctgtttgtctttttctttttgtgtaaattttaaaaataaacgcaACTGCGTTGTGGGAACGACAAAACAAGTCTCCGAACTGGTTACTGCACATTTACACTTGGCCCTTCTActtaaatatatgtgtgtgtgtgtgtgtatgtgtgtgtgtgagagagagagagagtgtttaaATGTTTGTTCCATATGGACAACgtagataaaaaatgaaaaataaaactacagtacCTGAATTCGATATTCCCAGTGCCAGAACTGGGTGCATTCCATGTTGCTTGGATCGTTGACTTGTCTGACTTAGACGTGTGACTGACAGCTGAATTCTGAAGTAAAACATAGATCATGAATCATTGAGGGTTAAGACTGATTTGCTGATAAGTAGATCaacatgacctacatccactgcatGTTCATCTAGAAATGTGACATTTGTACAGACAGAAGGATGGTTCCTCCATTCTGGACACTAACAATATAAATGTAGAAGTGATGTACCTCTAATTGCACCATTGCTATAGGGTATTTTATTGAAACGTGTACCCAATAATAAATTAGAATCATGAAAATAGAATATTAGGTGTCCTTTTCCTTTTCAAAATGTATATGGACAGAGGGGAATCTAACAACAGTTATGTGACAGTTCTGACTTGACTGCAATATGAGAGCTGTAATCAGGTGAATCACATCAGTTGAGTGTGAGCTGTAGAAGTATGAATATGTGTTTTATTCaacaaatgtctgttttttttgttaataagtaTGGTGTTAACCATCAAGCAACATGTTGTTTTTGGTAGaaacttacaaaaacaaaatcatacaAAATGTGCAGAGAATTATTTAATATCATATTGAGGATTATGGGGAGCCACCATCAAAGCCAGCCATTCATAAGTGCAGAAATGGAGGGATACTGTGCAAAACCTCAGCAGCAACTGTGAGCTGTGTACTTGAACTTGATTCAACAATGTCAGCCGTGTATAAAtgcaaacatttaacattttcaaCACCTACCATAGATGCATTTACATACTTACACAAAGGTGtatttttcttaatttcttaATTATACTTAAGCTTCTAATTTAATTTTTCTAATGTATTATtgggtacattttaaataaaaacacccgGAACAGGATTCCTCAATGTCATTCCTGCCTGGGGACACCACTGGTGAAACCTCAATATAAATactatttcaaaatatataaatacataaataatcaaCAAAGAAAAACTTACAGCTGCATTGCAGTTTAGACCCTGAGTGTTTGTAGGATCAGTGATTGTGAAAGAACCAACAGCAGCACGTCCTCCAATCTGCCGAGCTTGCAGCAAGAACCCTCGGAAGGTACCTGATTTAGCTTGGAGAGTCACTTTGAGAGGGGAAAAAAGGCATTCAATCAGTTATAAGAAACACTGTCATTTCCTGCTGTAACTGTAATCTGAATACAGTATATGGCAGAGGGGCACAAATGTAGCATTGGGGCTCCTGAGTACTTTCGGTTTTATACGTGTCATAAAATAAACTGATATAagatgaaattattattattattactattttcttagcagatgtcctttccagggcgacttacaattgttacaagatatcacattatttttacgtacaattacattattttttacacattatttttacatacaattacattattttttacacattatttttattggtTCAGTTCAACTgaaattggttcagttaagtaagTTTGGTTGTAGGGTTGAGAGCTCAAGGGCTGGGATTGTTCGCCTCAGGTAGATGACAGTTTGGTGGTCTGAATGGTCATTTGCTGTGTACCTGTGATTTGATCTCCTGGACTGTATGTGGCTTTACTAGCTGTGACGCTGAAGGGAGCAGCTGAAGTCTGAGCATTGGTTCCACCATGCTGTGGTGTCATGCTACTGCATGAATCTGTAACTAAGCCACTTGGATAGCCAGAGACACCCATGAAATTACAACTGATGAGAAGAAAGAAGAAACAGTTCCAATTGCCCatctaaagaaagaaaaaaaaactgtcaaccaCACATTTTTTAGAGAAGCCGTTCATCCAAGCTTCAAAATGTTAATTTAACTCCAAAtccagaacactttttttttttttacttactatagattaaaaaaatataacattttgtaatatAATAAACTTAATTACACCAATAGTACCGGCTGTAATGACAGATGCATGAAATAAACATATTAGACAAAGATCTTTACAACAAAATGCAGTATTCTGTTTTTCAAGATAATTActctataaaataatgttaaataaaatagtaaGTATGTCCATATTAGTCTGTAGAAATATACCATGTCTTCAGTATTTTATAGAATCCTATATGAATATGTTTATTAAAAACGACTGGACCcttggaaaatgtaattaaactgtTGTTTAAACTAGTCCTTAGAAGGACAGTTGGGACCTTAACCTAAGAGTATTCTTGCGAACATTAGGTGCTGGAGATATATCACAATAGCTTCCAGCCTAGGCAGAATTTAGATTTTCACCAAAACATAGACGTATTTCAATAGGATTCTTTAGATATTTTTTTCTATAGATTTCTTTAGATTGTATGTTGTTTAAATATCTAGGTTTCTATTACGTCGTAAACTGAAGTAGAAAAAAATGATGTTATCCAAACCTTTGTCGGTGTGCATTAAAATCCAAATTTACTCCCCATAAAACTAATACTGAGAAGCGGCCGTTGTTGTCGGAAGATTTTGTGTTGTTCACAACCCGAGGAACATGACACCTGAACTATATAACTTTAATTTGTAGAAGCATTAACCACAGCAGCgagaacaacaaaaacaataaacaaaggcTACTTCAATTTTTTTCTCTCAAACATTATTAGCTTGTTATTTATTGTACAGAGCAAACAAGTTCGTCACTTACCTTGCCCGAGTGTACTAAGTAACAacgaggtaaaaaaaacaaaacaaaacagataacaTTTGCATCCATAGCTGTCTGCGGGTAACATCCGGCAGAGATAGTTCCTCAGCACTGAACAGATGAAGCACTAACACAGTTAGTTTCGTATAGTCCACTTGATACGCCCAACAGTGGGATTAACCCTCTATGGCCAAATGTTACCTCAAAGTAACATACCAGTTTTTGCTCCcttgcacacacaaaaacaccatcaaccataATGCAATTCTCTCTTTTTAAGGGAGgaagctaaataaactaatattagACTTACATTTGGTCACATGACGAGTATTTCCTTTCTTCAACACCTTTTAAAATCAGGATATAGCACGTGTACGACGTTCTAGATTGCTCCTAAAAATTGCTCTAAAATAACAatttttacagctttttttttcaataaaaaatggaTTCACAATCTTGGGTAAGTTAAGAATTATTTTTCATCACTTTATCTAATGTTCACATAATATATATTATGATAAATTAATGAAATAGGTATGTTGCCTCAAAGCAACATTGAACCACAATGGAACCTCAATTTCCaacttatttttgtttacatgtgGTCATATTCTAACGTAACCAGCCTATTATTACCATCATGATTatgattatcatcattattactgTAATATAATGAATATTGTTCTACCACATATTTTATTATACTAATATTGAATATTATATCAAAGTTTTTCAGCATAACATTATCATTATCAATTGGTTCTGTAGCACTGACCTGTAAGTggctctacaaaaaaaaaaaaagatccacagTGTGGGGACAGTTAGACAGAATCGTCTGGCTGGATGCACCTTCATGAATGACAAggaaatgaagaagaaaagaagGGGAACCTTTGAAGAGAAAGAGGCAAAACACAATGGTGTGTACCTCACGGCAGTCAAATGGTTTGACAACCGTCCGGTGACTCTCCTGAGCACCTATGCAGTGGCCAACCCAACTTCCACGGTGGAGAGATGGGACAAGAGGAGAAAGGAAGCTGTTCAAGTGGCACGCCCCAATATTGTCAAATTGTACAACCAGAGCATGGGTGGGGTGGACCTCCTGGATGCTCGTCGCAGTGTACCGAACCAAGATAAGATCCAAGAAGTGGTACCATCGCATTGGTTTCCACATGATGGATTTCACACTTGTGCAGGCTTGGCTCCTGTACCGTAGAGATTGCAGAGAGTGTGGCATCCAAAAGAAAGAGCAGCTCAGTTTACTGGAGTTTAAAACTGATGTAGCAAGCTGTCTCTGCAAGCAGAACAAAATCAACCTGAAGCGGAAGGGAAGACCATCCCACTGTGTTGAGGCAAGTCTGGCTGAAAAAAGGAAGAGAGGGCGTGTGGGTCCAGTGCCACCGACACCTGTCTGTCACCTGTCTGTCTAGCCTGTTTGGGCAGAAACCAGAGGTAGATGTAAATACCCAGGCTGCAAAGGGATCATCAAGGTGCAGTGTATGAAGTGTGGGGTTTTCCTCTGTTTCACTGCTGAGAAGAACTGCTTTGTGGACTTTCACAAGCAGTGAGTTGGACAGAACACATTTGCGCAGGATCACTGGacaaatgtagtttttgtttatttttaatttatttttaactcaAAATGTTGCATTACGattcattgtttttaaatctgagtcaaaattatcattttgttccaagaagaaaatgtaatgtcatgcatgaaattaaaataaaaagtttgatttaaaaaaaaactgtgttactCTCATTTGTTCTATAGTGGTTCAATGTTGCCTCAAGGTAACGAACCCCAAAGTACCCCCCCAAATTAGGCTAAGTTGGACCATTTTAAGtgctaaaaacaaatgaaacaatgTTTTCACAATGTGGGCAATAGTTTAATTCGTTTCACAGTTCTTTTGTTTTCTATTCAGCTAGATAATAACGGCATCGCCCTGAAATTATGCTTGGGTGTGGTAACTAGCACTGTCATTAGTCCTGTCTTGCACTAGTTTGACAAACCCCTTTCCAGAGACAGTTCTGAAATGTTGAATGTCCTTGAGACTCGCACATTTGtctagtttctgttttttttatgtataggtATGCTTTTTTCAGTCTATACAAAATAAGTTAAAGTAACGTACAAAATTACTGGCAAACACACCACTGTgcttatttcaaaatacaaatCCACTCACAGAAGGGAGTTCGAAGAGGGCTTTAGGAAACACGTgcacacagaagaaaaaaaagaaaataaggctTAATAAAACTCACCTGTGAAAACCTAAGCAATGATGTGCTGATTGGAAAGTGTTCACCAGCACAGCCTGGAACGTCTATCACCGTTCAGCCTCATTCACGTGACAAccaatacaaaaataatcaaCTGACCTTTTCAAGGTGAATGTGTTTAAGAAAATGCTTCTGTTATCTTTTAAAGGTCTCTGTTGATTCTAATTTTTAAGTTGATAATGTTTTCTACACTGGTTGATGGTGATTTGTCTATTGTTAGCTAATGAGAGTGCTCCCTCTATTCTTGACATTTTATAATGCTTAATTAAAATCAAGTTATGCCAAACTTTCCCACAATGGATTAAGCTGATGTGATACGAGACTAACTGCACATCCTGTGTCAGAGATGTGCGTCATTTAAttcgatttgtttttaaataatttcctGCGTTTGTGTGTCAAAAGATGTGTACTATTGGTATTATAGTTGTGTTCAGCCATAGTGCTGACTCACTGTTGCTGTTTTCTCATAGCAGtgctgaggggaaaaaaaaatgttcttcccTATATGTGATAGACAAACTGGTTTCTCAAGAACAATGTCTTTTTCTGCTTTCATAGAGCCCTGTTAGAGGGCATTACCATTCAGGATTAACCGGCATGGTAATGGCTCAGGCGTTTACTGTAGAGTCAACTACCCACAGCAAGTAAATGcttttattatgattttaaacATTGAAATGACAAATTTATTTACCTTTCAATGTTTTACTttcatcagttttttttaaagctagtcTGAATTTTCCCTAGTCATCTACTGTTTGGTAGTTTCCTGATTAGTGGATGAAAGTCCTGGTTTCTAATATGGATTATATTCATATAGGCCTATTTAgttgtatttaaagtataaatgATTGTTCCGTTTTGATCAAATACGTTACAGATTctaaacctacagctatggccaaaaatttaGCATCAGCATGAATTTTAGGATTtatgtaatttaaatatatatatgtgaacataatttagatattttatttaacattgtgaaactacaaaattatattgcaaacatCTACTGGAAaccatagtagtagtacagtatttcatgctagattttgaaatgtcacatttcagtTTTTGTCAATTTTTCGTATACGGAgaactacaaagcggcatgtaattcaatatgttaacatattgagcaggtttcattcgactttctgaagtaaaattaattaattccattgggtgatgcaaaacttttagccatagctgtacatacatTCTGAAGACATGCGTAACAACATCTATGTTTTGTGTTctcttttttattaaaacatgatttataataagttaataagtTGCTCATGTGAAGGCACTCGTATCACTCGTATCATAAATTAGAAAGGTAGAAGCTGTCTGCCATTTTACAAACTCTAATACAACTGAATATAGTTTATATCCAATATCCATACAATGTTACTGCTTATTTCCATAGactacatacaaaataaataccatgAATTTcaattttaatagttttattgcATTTGAATTGTGTTAGTAATGTGTTATACATCTGTCACTGGAGTATAATGACTTACTGAACTGTCGTAAGCAAGTGTCATTTAATGCacaatgtttatttacatttttcctATCACTCCATTGTTGTTATAAAGTGACCTCTTCTGGGGTGTTGTCCTGCTTTTTGGGGTAAAAGTGtcttctaaataaataataataaggagtCGCTGTGGATCTTGTGAGGGAAATACCATCTTGAGGAAGGAAAGGGATGTTCTAAAATTCGTTTATacttatctattcagggatagcaagatatttaataaaaagggcccgagtgaggaaaaatgggcaataaaatCACTACCCCCAGTCGTTCTTTAAATCATTTGctgtttccataatttgtgtcAGTACTGTATATGTGCAGAGAAAGCTTTAAACTtgagagttatttaaaatgttataattattattattttggtaaataaaaaaaaggcatacATTAACTTTCTTGACTGAAAGAAACCAACAGCAGTCTAGGAAAGTTTCATGCATATTGATATTTGGAATTGACCAGTGGTTTTAAGTTTTGGCAACTCAAACCATGAAGTTATCAGCTGTGTTTCAACATATCCTAATTACAACCAGCCCCTAACACTCCTACATCATAAATGAAGACTATCTTCAGATAAAATATTCACTGAGATTCTGTAGTTAAACTGATAAGGAATTAACAGAGTTTGTCAAGGCCcggtttttaaaagatgaatacatgtttattccAGCTGCTTTCAGATCCATCTAAGTGTAACACACCAGGATGCCACTGACAAACAGAATCAGTGGAAGATGAAGCATaatattctgaaaaataaaataaaacacaaataaatatatatattcagcagTAACACATCTTTACTCAGAGCTTCACTTTAATGAATACTTTGTGTTctgataaaatattttttacttaaGGGCTCTGACTGCACTGCATGTGCTGGTTTACATAATGGTCCTATATCAGAAATGACATTTCTGAAAATATTCCAACCAGCAAATGAAGAGAATTTGACAAATGCAATGGTTACATGGGGTACAATTAGTCATGTCTTGTCAGAGTTATCATCTTTTTTACACACCTGTAGTAACTTCAGGTAAACTGTGTTGTTAAAGCACAGACTGGATTGGTAGAATACAGAAGACAGACCAACAAACTATTCTGTAGGGACTACCATAGACCTGGATCAGCATATTATATACTGTTTGTCACAGTTGCATGTTTATACATTTAGAAAGCCTGATGTAATTGTACAATTAACAAATAAGAGAATGAATAAGACAGAAAAAACAGTAGTCCTTGCCCTACAGTAAATGTTttcaacattaaaataaacacacttacTGGATTAAATGATGAAGATGAACTTCCAAATGCAGTAGTATTGACAGTCACTTGTGAACTTTTAACTTGAACCCAAAATATAAGCTTTGATTTAACAAAGgtggctctaaaaaaaaaaaaaaaagtacatacatgaacattgtattgttttttgtgaGGCAGAACAAAATTGTAATGGTATTTGTGCTAGATCCCTGGCTTGCCTTGTTGGTAATCCCTGTTGAGGTTTTAGATTTACCTGAGATTGGCAAACAacctgttttaaattataataggAACACATTAAGAGTACTCTGACCCCATCCCCTCCCCTACTGTTCTAAGGAGTATAAATAACAGAGGATGCCGTTCCTTGAATATTGCCATTACCCCATGAGAAGAAAGGGCAAACCTGAATTCAAGGTCTCCAGCGCTAGAACTTGGTGCCACCCAGGTGGCTTGGATGTTTGTTAGGCCTGTACTGGACTTGTGACTTACAGCAGAattcttaattttaaaaagaaagaaaacaaaacaattaataatCTTCAGGGCTCAAGAATTGACAAAAGACTGattaaaaatgtgtaaataagGATGAAAATGTTAGGTATGTTCAATTTAATTGGTTGAAGGCGATACAACAAAAAttgttacaataaaaatgcattttaattttaaaaaatgacatctggtATGACACTAAAGTTAATGACATCCTATTACCAGTCATGCCTTGcggtagtgttgcacttcctctGCCACTTCACCAGTAAAGTTAAATTGtctctgtggcagggcagaagccctctgctgctgtaaatagtgtgtgtgtgggaacataaggttggcagggattgGGTTAAATCTATCGCTGCTAGCAATCACAGGTGTAGGCTGTTCCCCAGTTATGTAACTGATGCTAAatgggagtggccacatgtataaaaggaagtaaaatccttggggggggggggggaggggggaaggaagttattgtattgtttaaccatttattttggcccttgtgccagtttatttgttactgttttgtttgtttaaggaAGTGCGCAGCAGTGCTTTAAAattgcagctttctgtctctaaATCCTGCCAgtagccagcctgggccgtgacaCTACTCTGTCACAGCCCCAAACCCTTCAACGCCTTCTTTCCCGTCATTAACCAATTAGCTGCTTccactattgactgacatgcttttagccagtaacatgcttcgaCCAAGATGATGCTTCTGAGGTAAAAGTAATTAAGAAGTGAAGCAATAGCAGACTCCCTGAGAGTAAAGCATGAACAATTAGAACTTTGTCGCCTAATGTagttttttcaaaactgcacacttgagacctacGAAGCAAACGGAAGTGCACGATATGTGAGATTTATAAATTATTTGGTCAGCTACAGTCACTTTAATACTGATCTGTAGGAGCAATTTAAATTTCCTGAAAGCACGATATCTGATTTAGGTATTCAAGTGCTAAACTTTGTTTGATAGTAGGATTTCCATCTTTGACAGCACTTGTTCGGAGTTTGTCTTTCTTGAAGACACTGAACACGACCCCTGATTTCTGATTCAATAAATTAAGCTGCAATTTCAGTTGAACCAATAGCAGGTTTACTTCAGATTTAAAAATAGAGTAAAATACTatcaacaaaaatattttaaaaaagcacattacAACTTACAGGTCCGTTGCAGTTTAGACCTTGAGAATTTGTAGCATCTGTTACAGTGAAAGTACCAACAGCAGCAGTTCCTCCATCTTTTCGAGCTTGCAACAAGAACCCTTCAAAAACATCGCTTCCTTGGAGAGTCACTTtaacagcaaaaaacaaagcaaataaaaacCCTACATCAGATAGAAGGAATTCTGAGGTGCTCACACTACAACAATATAGTACATTTCTATTTACCAAGTAAAAACATTGCCATTAGTTTTATATGGATATCACATTGTAGTTtactttcatttatttcaataggaCTTTTACATATAGAACACACATGTGATTCTCATATACTTTAAGGGATGACAAGCCAGaagaaatacatatacatatatatgtatacacatatacatatatatgtatacacacacacgtttttGCTCAAGGGAAAACGTGTGAAAATTCTAGATTCATGCTAGcagttagaaaacaaaacaaaagaacaaacagtattttatatattGGAAATGTACGCTATTGGCACTTTAAAACGGTTGCCATTCTAGACAGTGAAAAATCATTTAAATACTTATGAGATAAGGAGTAATAGTTGTTTCtgggaattttattttttatttatcattctttttaaagaagaaaaaaaagtgcctcctaaacAATTTCAAATGCAGAGGCTGTTTCTTAGGTACCTGTTATTTTCTCTCCGGGGCTGTATGTGTTTTTACTTGCTGTGATGTTATAGGGAGCAATTGTAGTCTGGGCACTGACACCATGGTCTGGTATCATGTTACTACACGAGGGAGTAACTTGGCCATTTGGATAACAAGTAACAGCCAGTAGGAAATTCCCACCGATAAGAAGAAAGAGATAAAAGCTCAGTTtttccatcttaaaaaaaaaaaaagtttagtaagCACTGTATACATTTATACTACAGCTTTATTAGTTTCATAACATTCCTTACTATTATAATTATTAGCTGCTTTGATTGTTTGATGAAGCACATCAATACAGAGTTCCTGCCCATGTCGCCCTTCCCACCTCCACTGTCAGAACTAAACAGGTTTATCCCTCAAATCTCAGATCTAACCTTAAGCCCAAAATAGAGTGAAAACAACTACCTATGCTATATGAACGGGTAGTCCTAAAACCTGTCCGGAGATGCCCGGagcctattattattactaatgaaaaaaataatcacGTATTTATGTATCGTGAAACAAACAAAGGAAGTATGTTTCACGTTCTTTAGCCTGTAGCAAACTTGAAACCCAACAAAGAACATCAacttaattcatttatttatttgtttcctaGCAGACGTCCCTATCAAGGGCAactgacaattgttacaagatatcgcattatttttacatacaattacccatttataaagttgggtttttactggaacaatctaggtaaagtaccttgctcaagggtacagcagcagtgtcctccacctgggattaaacccacgatcctccagtcaagagtccagagccctaaccactactccacactgctgccaatataATTCATTGCCGCTTACTTCTACTAATTACTTATGCAACTCGAAACTAACAAAACaacttttttatataaacattagCCTACTACCACTGTCGGTAAACTTgggtcagtttttatttatttatttatttaacaaagaatTTAACGTGAGATTAGTTCATAAAAAAATCTGCTTATTTACAAATTAATGATcagtacaaaaaatgaaaacaaggtTACATGGCTTTAATACTGAACTTAAAAAAAAGTAGTTCTCAGGAGGCAATTAATTCGCAATGAAAGCCAAACATTAAATTAAGCTACttcttataaaattaaaatgattaaaaagctATAAGTATCAAGCAATAAATACTGAATTTCCAAATACAATGATtgtacaaataaattaaaataattgttaCCTTTCTCAGGGTGACAGAACTGTGACAAAGAATGATTTTCTGACAACAGCTGCAGGTTGT
The sequence above is drawn from the Acipenser ruthenus chromosome 12, fAciRut3.2 maternal haplotype, whole genome shotgun sequence genome and encodes:
- the LOC117416482 gene encoding putative ferric-chelate reductase 1 codes for the protein MEKLSFYLFLLIGGNFLLAVTCYPNGQVTPSCSNMIPDHGVSAQTTIAPYNITASKNTYSPGEKITVTLQGSDVFEGFLLQARKDGGTAAVGTFTVTDATNSQGLNCNGPNSAVSHKSSTGLTNIQATWVAPSSSAGDLEFRATFVKSKLIFWVQVKSSQVTVNTTAFGSSSSSFNPNIMLHLPLILFVSGILVCYT